The Coffea arabica cultivar ET-39 chromosome 2c, Coffea Arabica ET-39 HiFi, whole genome shotgun sequence genome includes the window ctcactgagtttatagctcacccctttagtttgttttccttaataggggaaGGCGAGTAAGGACGAGAGCCGGTATAGACTAACTGGGTCTAacccttggttttcttttgtcctggttctcgccctagtgcttggcacgggttggttgtatggtgatttgagaacctctgtatatttgacggttgtacttcttcttgagatattattgtatataagttttgttttaagttttggatcctcgttttgtttttttcttgtggttctatttctgatttgtgtgagtgaacgactgagtctcggcgagagctgggcaggcggtctgctgaaccctctggttcgcctaaggggaaagtggggctgtcacagttggtatcagagcctgcttcgcgtggtctctgcgcggtgtgagcctggactgagtagtgaatgggtatgaaggattaagtgctcgttcgagcataagctatgagttGTGagcgttataggccttaaattttcttgtggaatctgaggatcatagataggtacgtctgggaggaattccgattgtagatggtttactcttgggactggctggctcgagaggtgaattatcttattttggattctcgtacccgagtactccagagttgagatagtgctaagtatttgagacttgtattgtgggaacatgaacaggctttgttcgactggaatgagtacaagaggttaagggatatctggtgtgaatagtaagtgacgtgagggaccggacggggttaccttagctAAGACTGGGACGACACATCATCTCCTCGTTTGATTCACCCATAAATTCTTATTATATGACGTTAATTGGTGTACTTGAGCATATGAATATTTGCCTGACTTGATACGTTCTTGTGTAATTGATCATCTATTTTCTTGATATGTGGAGtgctatgtgcatatatgttgatattttcttcttttgtatttgaattattggtaacatgtaatgaatgcgttgaacttcttgttgcctatgtgttcggaacttcactgagtttatagctcacccctttagtttgttttccttaataggggaaggcgagtaaggacgagagccggtatagactagctgggtctgacccttggttttcttttgtcatggttctcgccctagtgcttggcacgggttggttttatggtgatttgagaacctctgtatatttgacggttgtacttcttcttgagatattattgtatataagttttgttttaagttttggatcctcgttttgtttttttcttgtggttctatttccgatttgtgtgagtgaacgactgagtcccggcgagagctgggcaggcggtccgctgaaccctctggttcgcctaaggggaaagtggggctgtcacatcacaagcttgaaacacattagaaaaatcgCCATCATGTTCATACATGTTtttaatgtgctcaaaaccaagtagctTAGTGCTCATGTTAGTGATCAAAGTATACCTCCTAGACAATGCATCCGCAACGACATTATCTTTCcccttcttatacttaatgatgtacggaaaggaatcaataaatgcaatccacttcGCATGTCTTTTATGCAACTTTCCCTGACCCTTaaggaatttaattgattcatgatCAGTATGTATCACGAATTCCTTAGGCATAAGATAATGCTGCCACACTTCAAGAGCACGCACAACAGCATGCAATTCTTTATCATAAGTAGGGTAATTAAGAGCTCCCCCACTCAACTTTTCACTGAAATATGCCAAGGGTCTATTATTTTGATGTAAGACAGCCCCTATGCCGATCCCACTAGCATCATATTCAACTTCAAACGTCACATCAAAATTAGGCAAAGCAAGAATAGGTGCCGAAGTTAACAACTTCTTAAGCTTAAGAAATGAATCTTCTTGCTCTTTTCCCCATTGAAACCCCACATTCTTTTTAATTACCTCATTCAAAGGTGCTGCAATAGTACTAAAGTCTTTAACAAATCTCTTATAGAAActtgcaagaccatgaaaagacTTTACTTGAGACACATTGGTTGGAGTCGGCCACTCTAAGATGGCTTTTACCTTGGCGGGATCAACACTTATGCCATTTgcaccaacaatatatccaagGAAATTAACTTCAGGAGTGCAAAAGACACATTTTTCCGTGTTAGCAAACAACTTATTTTCACGCAAGGCACTTAAAACAAGTCGCAAATGCTCAACATGTTCATCTAAAGACTTGCTAAAgatcaatatatcatcaaaataaacaacaacaaacttcccaagaaaatgccttaaaacatggttcattaatctcatgaaAGTATTTGGAGCGTTTGTTAAGGCGAAAGGAATCACAAGCCACTCATAAAAACCATACTTtgttttgaaagcagttttccattcgtctccttcttttatccttatttgatgGTAACCGGATCTTaagtcaattttagtgaaaatgattgccccatgcaattcttctaacatatcatctaacctaggaatgggatgacgatacttagcagtaattttattaattgcacgaCAATCTGTACACATTCTCCAAGTCCCTTCTTTCTTAGGTACTAAAATGACTGGTACCGCACAAGAACTAAGAGATTCACGAACCTGGTCCTTTTCAAGGAGGGAatcaacttgcctttggatttcctttgtttcctccggatttgctctataggctggtcgatttggtagaattgctccaggaacaaagtcgatttgatgttcaataCCTCGAATTGGAGGTAATCCTTTCGGTAGTTCCTCCGAAAACACATccttgaattcctgcaaaagagagtagATTGCACTAGGAAGAAAATCGGTTATGCCAAATgtgtaaaaagaagaataatcggTTTCCCGGTACATAATTACTATGAGAAGACTTTGTGCATTCAAGGCCCTATCTATCTCACGCACACTTGCATAAAAGCTCCTTTTCTTCGCTTTCAAGCTCTCGGCCTCACTGAGTCTTTTCCCACTCGAATTTTCTCTTTCACTCAACTCGGcctctactttctttttttcctcatcCTCAGGCACATTCGGCTTTTTCTTTGCCCCTCTCAGTTGCCTTTTCTCTCGCTCTTTTCTTAGATGCAATTGttcttcatacacttgtgtaGGTGTCAAGGGTGAAAGAGTGATCTTGAGGTTGTCCATAATGAATTTATACGTATTAGTGAGTCCAATATGATTAGCCTGCCGATCATACTCCCAAGGACGCCCTAACAAGACATGACTAGCTTGCATAGGAATTATATCATATAAAACTTGGTCCTTGTATCGACCAACAGAAAATgcgattaaagcttgtttgGTCACCTTGACTTCCCCCCATCATTTAACCAAGATAGTCTATAGGGTTTAGGGTGGTAAGTCCATGGAAGGTGTTTTTGCTGAACAAAGTCAGCAGCTACGCAATTAGTACAAGAGCCACTATCAATGATCATGAGACATACCTCATCTCCAATTTTGCATTTCGTATGAAAAATGTTGGTCCGTTGGAGATCATTTTCTTGAGCTTGTGCATTTAGCACTCTCATAGTCACCATAGTTCGAGCTACGGGGTCCTCTTCTATTTCAACCAGGTCATCATccttcccttcttcttcaaGTGGTGGCATGTCCGCATATTCCTCCTCTCCTTCGCTTTGCCACATTCCCTCTTCATTCATGTACATGATACTTCGGTTAGGGCATTGAGCCATGAGGTGGCCAATTCCCTTGCATTTGAAACATGCTTTTGGCTGGTTGGTAGACGTATTTGCCCTTCGAAGAGTCGGCCGCGGGGTTGGTTTAGAAGGAGTTGCACTCGGATGGAACGGTTGCTCCATTCGCctgttttccctttctttattGCCTTGCCTCAGCCAAGTATTGGATGTTGGCAATTGATCTCTTCTCCAAGGTATGGAAGAGGATGTAGTGGTTCGGCCACTAGGTGTCTTTATAGGTAAGGCTTGCTTTTCCACCTTCTCTGCATAAGACACCATTTGTTGTAGCTCAAAGTGGTCTTGAAGCTCAACCTTCTTCCTAATTTCAGGATTTAATCTATTAAGGAATCTTGCTATGGTTGCTTCTGAATCCTCTTGTATATTGGCCCTTATCAT containing:
- the LOC140035681 gene encoding uncharacterized protein, giving the protein MEVAMIRANIQEDSEATIARFLNRLNPEIRKKVELQDHFELQQMVSYAEKVEKQALPIKTPSGRTTTSSSIPWRRDQLPTSNTWLRQGNKERENRRMEQPFHPSATPSKPTPRPTLRRANTSTNQPKACFKCKGIGHLMAQCPNRSIMYMNEEGMWQSEGEEEYADMPPLEEEGKDDDLVEIEEDPVARTMVTMRVLNAQAQENDLQRTNIFHTKCKIGDEANHIGLTNTYKFIMDNLKITLSPLTPTQVYEEQLHLRKEREKRQLRGAKKKPNVPEDEEKKKVEAELSERENSSGKRLSEAESLKAKKRSFYASVREIDRALNAQSLLIVIMYRETDYSSFYTFGITDFLPSAIYSLLQEFKDVFSEELPKGLPPIRDEHVEHLRLVLSALRENKLFANTEKCVFCTPEVNFLGYIVGANGISVDPAKVKAILEWPTPTNVSQVKSFHGLASFYKRFVKDFSTIAAPLNEVIKKNVGFQWGKEQEDSFLKLKKLLTSAPILALPNFDVTFEVEYDASGIGIGAVLHQNNRPLAYFSEKLSGGALNYPTYDKELHAVVRALEVWQHYLMPKEFVIHTDHESIKFLKGGIL